From a single Sphingobium lignivorans genomic region:
- a CDS encoding sulfatase-like hydrolase/transferase: protein MISFSKRQLLMAGIASGALISLPGLAQDRDYVKRDKRKRTNLLLITADDIDWTALGFMNGRRDLTPNLDRLASQSHVFEQVRTVAPICMPSRQAFMSGLLPHRNGGNGFFPMHEGTPTLCSLLASEGYYCAASHKIGHMQPATSFPWHMMQEGKDRHPMVHADMTRLAIAEAQAQYKPFFINCNINDPHRPFYGSRDAEELDHGQEGPYRIPNPLGPDDVIVPANLEDLPEVRQEIAQYWNSAQRLDIAVGNILKALEESGAADDTIVLFVSDHGMPFPFAKATCYDHGIRTPVILRSPGMTSPCRLDNLASNLDILPTLLELLGIERPVNLDGHSWVPLMKGTGAVQQPFVMSYVDYVSSGWLYPSRTLQDRRYALHFTAWADGKTKLKLESMWGLTYPAMEKAAQSDARIAERVDQYVHGRLLALYDMQVDPGQRVNLVYDEAHRPIAERMKRLMLEEMERTIDPQLENYRLALRGQVPVLLQNPQRYRIAGD, encoded by the coding sequence GTGATCAGTTTCTCAAAACGCCAGCTTCTGATGGCCGGCATTGCCTCGGGCGCCCTCATTTCCTTGCCAGGGCTGGCTCAGGATCGCGATTATGTGAAGCGCGACAAGCGCAAGCGCACGAACCTGCTCCTCATCACCGCCGACGATATCGATTGGACGGCGCTCGGCTTCATGAACGGGCGACGCGACCTGACACCGAATCTGGACCGTCTGGCGAGCCAGAGCCACGTTTTCGAACAGGTCCGGACCGTCGCTCCGATCTGTATGCCGTCGCGCCAGGCATTCATGAGCGGATTGTTGCCACATCGGAACGGGGGCAATGGCTTCTTCCCCATGCATGAAGGAACGCCCACGCTCTGCTCCTTGCTGGCGTCAGAGGGTTATTATTGTGCGGCGAGCCACAAGATCGGGCACATGCAGCCTGCGACGTCTTTCCCGTGGCACATGATGCAGGAAGGGAAGGACCGGCATCCGATGGTCCATGCCGATATGACCCGGCTCGCGATTGCCGAGGCGCAGGCCCAGTACAAACCGTTCTTCATCAACTGCAATATCAACGATCCCCATCGGCCATTTTATGGCAGCCGGGATGCTGAGGAACTGGATCACGGGCAGGAGGGCCCTTACCGCATTCCCAATCCGCTCGGTCCCGACGACGTCATTGTCCCGGCCAATCTGGAGGATCTTCCCGAGGTACGGCAGGAGATCGCCCAATACTGGAACTCTGCTCAAAGGCTCGACATCGCCGTCGGCAATATCCTCAAAGCGCTCGAGGAGAGCGGTGCGGCTGATGACACCATCGTCCTGTTCGTTTCGGATCACGGAATGCCTTTCCCGTTCGCCAAGGCAACCTGTTACGATCACGGCATCAGAACACCCGTCATTTTGCGCTCGCCCGGCATGACCTCGCCGTGCCGCTTAGACAATCTTGCGAGCAACCTCGACATCCTGCCGACGCTGCTTGAGCTTCTCGGGATCGAACGCCCGGTCAACCTCGACGGCCATAGCTGGGTACCGCTGATGAAAGGGACAGGCGCCGTCCAGCAGCCGTTCGTCATGTCCTACGTCGATTATGTGTCCAGTGGCTGGCTCTATCCATCACGAACCCTGCAGGATCGCCGATATGCGCTGCACTTCACGGCCTGGGCGGACGGCAAGACCAAACTCAAGCTGGAAAGCATGTGGGGCCTGACCTATCCCGCCATGGAAAAAGCGGCGCAGAGTGACGCCCGGATTGCGGAACGGGTTGACCAATATGTTCACGGTCGCCTTCTCGCACTCTATGACATGCAGGTCGATCCGGGACAGCGCGTCAATCTTGTCTACGACGAAGCCCATCGTCCGATTGCAGAGCGGATGAAGCGGCTCATGCTGGAGGAGATGGAGCGAACGATTGATCCTCAACTCGAGAACTATCGCCTCGCGTTGCGAGGGCAAGTGCCCGTATTGCTGCAGAATCCTCAGCGATATCGGATCGCAGGCGACTGA
- a CDS encoding sulfatase-like hydrolase/transferase, translated as MKTLMKLMAAASVFGIAGCTGAPVPPVAPASKVQAQQEKKTPNVIVILVDDLPWTDVSINKAGTINTPNIDSIGEQGVTFSAGYVAASVCAVSRAALLTGRTPARYGFMYNINDRGNLDAGAGLPTNVPTIAERLKPMGYRTAVFGKWHQGAEPQFYPTRRGFDEFFGFLAGETIYAEPDTPGLVTTPTKADRYEPTKREGGGRLFEGPDMQIVEQPNQYLTETITERTVDFIRRSAASGEPFFGYVAYNAPHWPLQVPKVYYDNRTEIADPVRRTYVAMIDALDAGVGQILKALSDAGVRDDTIVIFLSDNGCPVQFGYCPEYHPWGAGKFTYLEGGTRVPFLLSWPNGLKQRGRVDAPVSALDILPTILKAAAPRQAVPQELEGLDLLATVARPMGPERTLMWSQRPVRAIREGRFKLWHSDDWAQTRLYDIEADPWEVNDLSSAMPDRVRAMKEKVDRFDASLPEAMWPLKSTREMVIGGRKTEFVY; from the coding sequence ATGAAGACCCTGATGAAACTGATGGCCGCCGCCAGCGTCTTCGGGATTGCGGGTTGCACAGGTGCTCCGGTCCCACCCGTCGCACCGGCGAGCAAAGTGCAAGCTCAGCAGGAGAAGAAGACGCCGAATGTGATCGTCATCCTCGTGGACGACCTCCCATGGACGGACGTCTCCATCAATAAGGCGGGCACCATCAACACGCCCAATATAGACAGCATCGGCGAGCAGGGGGTGACGTTCTCCGCGGGTTATGTTGCCGCTTCCGTTTGCGCCGTATCACGCGCGGCGCTTTTGACGGGACGAACCCCGGCGCGCTACGGCTTCATGTACAACATCAATGATCGCGGCAATCTGGATGCAGGCGCAGGTCTTCCTACCAACGTGCCGACGATCGCGGAGCGTCTAAAGCCGATGGGCTATCGGACGGCTGTTTTCGGCAAATGGCATCAGGGTGCGGAACCGCAATTCTATCCAACCCGCCGGGGCTTCGACGAGTTCTTCGGTTTTCTGGCTGGTGAAACAATTTATGCCGAGCCGGATACGCCCGGGCTCGTCACCACACCGACCAAAGCCGATCGCTATGAGCCAACCAAGCGGGAGGGCGGCGGCCGCCTCTTCGAGGGGCCGGACATGCAGATTGTGGAGCAGCCCAACCAGTATCTGACGGAAACGATCACAGAACGCACCGTCGACTTCATTCGGCGCAGTGCAGCATCGGGCGAGCCCTTCTTCGGCTACGTGGCCTACAACGCCCCGCATTGGCCGCTGCAGGTGCCCAAGGTCTATTATGACAATCGCACTGAAATCGCCGATCCCGTCCGGCGCACCTATGTGGCGATGATCGACGCGCTCGACGCTGGCGTGGGGCAGATCCTCAAGGCGTTAAGCGACGCAGGCGTGCGCGACGATACGATCGTGATTTTCCTGTCGGACAATGGTTGCCCCGTGCAGTTCGGCTACTGCCCGGAATATCACCCGTGGGGCGCCGGCAAATTCACCTATCTTGAGGGAGGAACCCGTGTCCCCTTCCTCTTGTCGTGGCCCAACGGCCTCAAGCAGCGAGGCAGGGTCGACGCGCCCGTCAGCGCGCTCGACATTCTGCCCACCATTCTCAAGGCGGCTGCGCCCAGGCAGGCGGTCCCGCAGGAGCTGGAAGGGCTCGACCTCCTTGCGACCGTCGCGCGACCCATGGGCCCCGAGCGAACCTTGATGTGGAGTCAGCGGCCTGTGCGGGCCATTCGGGAGGGTCGTTTCAAGCTCTGGCATTCCGACGACTGGGCACAGACGCGGCTGTACGACATCGAAGCCGACCCTTGGGAAGTGAACGATCTCTCGTCCGCCATGCCGGATCGCGTCCGGGCGATGAAGGAGAAGGTCGATCGATTTGACGCCTCCTTGCCGGAGGCCATGTGGCCGCTCAAATCCACGCGGGAGATGGTGATCGGCGGCCGGAAGACAGAGTTCGTTTATTAA
- a CDS encoding sulfatase-like hydrolase/transferase encodes MTGGGHSTRRQIVAGIAALATAAGARSAVRAPKGDLPNILWIVSEDNNPFIGAYGDPLAHTPAIDRLANEGILYRNVYSNAPVCAPSRFGILTGVYPESCGPAHHMRARAHLPGFIRTYPELMRDAGYFCSNNAKTDYNCDVESDTIWSAQGAQAHWRDRPEGAPFMSVFNMMTTHESRLFNPVAGRVTPSDIRVPTHLPDTSEIRQDYATYYNLMEQMDAQVGRLLDALEADGLADDTIVFYYSDNGGSLPRSKRYCYDEGLRCALVVRVPPKFAHLSPHRSATVVDTAVSFIDLAPTVLSLAGQRAPATMQGSAFLGKRRVPSKSFAFGMRNRMDERYDFVRTVTEGRYRYIRNYAPHRPCGQHQAFAWLAKGYQSYERAFLVGQCSSKQRRFFEPRPAEEFYDLKNDPDQVENLAARSEYKNRMRGMSRALDAHMLAIHDNGFIPEGMSVEGYEASRVAGAYPLKNIMALAADAAQGDPANADRFGKLLSHPDAVMRYWAATGLLIIGSTATPAAALVQSAMAADPCPQVRIAAAEAATHLGFGEEGVRTLAGLLDASQSDAVRLQAINGLTFCAPVLARQVLSQISAAKSDPYLFVRSCALYLEAKLTDRYQPSMPIFELDRLGKQSNIEG; translated from the coding sequence TTGACGGGCGGAGGGCACTCTACGCGACGACAGATCGTCGCTGGCATCGCTGCCCTTGCAACAGCAGCGGGGGCGCGGTCGGCCGTCCGTGCCCCGAAGGGGGACCTGCCGAACATCCTGTGGATCGTCAGCGAGGATAATAACCCGTTCATCGGCGCTTATGGCGATCCTCTGGCCCACACGCCGGCAATCGACAGGCTGGCGAACGAGGGCATTCTGTACCGGAATGTCTACTCCAATGCCCCGGTCTGCGCGCCCTCTCGCTTTGGTATTTTGACGGGAGTCTATCCTGAAAGTTGCGGCCCGGCGCATCACATGCGGGCCCGCGCCCACCTGCCGGGCTTTATCCGAACCTACCCGGAACTGATGCGCGACGCAGGCTACTTCTGCTCCAACAACGCCAAAACCGATTACAATTGCGATGTCGAATCGGACACGATCTGGAGCGCTCAGGGAGCGCAAGCGCACTGGCGTGACCGGCCGGAAGGCGCTCCATTCATGTCGGTCTTCAACATGATGACCACGCATGAGTCTCGGCTTTTCAACCCGGTGGCCGGCCGCGTCACCCCGTCCGATATCCGCGTCCCCACGCATTTGCCGGACACGTCCGAAATCCGGCAGGATTATGCCACTTACTATAATCTCATGGAGCAGATGGACGCCCAGGTCGGGAGGCTGCTCGATGCGCTGGAGGCGGATGGCCTCGCGGACGACACGATCGTCTTTTACTATTCTGACAATGGCGGCTCGCTCCCTCGTTCCAAGCGCTATTGCTATGATGAGGGATTGCGCTGCGCACTGGTGGTGCGCGTACCGCCCAAATTTGCCCATCTGTCGCCGCATCGTTCCGCAACAGTGGTCGACACGGCGGTCAGCTTCATCGACCTTGCGCCGACCGTGCTTTCCCTGGCGGGCCAGCGTGCGCCTGCGACGATGCAGGGAAGCGCGTTTCTTGGGAAGCGCCGCGTGCCTTCGAAGAGCTTTGCCTTCGGCATGCGGAATCGGATGGACGAGCGCTACGACTTCGTCCGTACCGTGACGGAGGGCCGGTACAGGTACATACGGAACTACGCGCCGCATCGGCCTTGCGGTCAGCATCAAGCCTTCGCATGGCTCGCCAAAGGCTATCAGTCCTATGAGCGGGCGTTTCTGGTGGGCCAATGCAGCAGCAAGCAAAGGCGCTTTTTCGAACCCCGTCCTGCTGAAGAATTCTACGATCTGAAGAACGACCCTGATCAGGTTGAGAATCTGGCTGCCCGTTCCGAATACAAGAACCGTATGAGGGGCATGAGCCGGGCGCTCGATGCCCACATGCTCGCTATTCATGACAATGGCTTCATCCCGGAAGGCATGTCCGTCGAAGGCTATGAAGCCAGCCGTGTCGCGGGTGCCTATCCGCTCAAGAACATCATGGCGCTGGCAGCCGATGCGGCGCAAGGCGACCCGGCAAATGCCGATCGCTTTGGCAAGCTCCTTTCCCATCCGGATGCCGTAATGCGCTACTGGGCCGCGACTGGCCTTCTCATCATCGGGTCGACCGCTACGCCGGCAGCAGCGCTGGTTCAGTCTGCCATGGCGGCGGATCCGTGCCCCCAGGTTCGCATCGCGGCGGCCGAGGCAGCAACGCATCTCGGCTTTGGAGAAGAGGGCGTCCGGACGCTTGCAGGTCTTCTGGATGCGAGCCAGTCCGACGCGGTGCGGCTCCAGGCCATCAATGGACTCACCTTCTGCGCGCCGGTTCTGGCCAGGCAGGTGCTCTCGCAAATTTCCGCTGCAAAAAGTGATCCTTATCTGTTTGTTCGTAGCTGCGCCCTCTATCTCGAGGCCAAACTGACGGATCGCTACCAACCGTCCATGCCGATCTTCGAACTCGATCGACTGGGCAAACAATCCAACATCGAAGGCTGA
- a CDS encoding LacI family DNA-binding transcriptional regulator: protein MTKRPRRRSKNVVTMAEVANLAGVSTMTVSNVLNNKPSVLPERRRAVLEAMDKLNYRPNVAARALASAGSIRIGLLYRDVENALLGAMLVGALKASARFGFQLIIRSYDETKPLDDVAAFAVSEIDGLLLPPPLCELVSFSGISAKLSIPMIGLAPGTNLSDIPAVRIDDEVAAYEVTHLLLEKGHRRIGFVKLPGAMVGQTRLAGVQRALAEHGEVLEERFIWEARPIYEAGLALADMVCKMEERPTAILAGSDDIAAAFVNVMHRCGLHVPEDISIVGFDDTPIAVKIWPALTTVRQPLARIAEQATERLIQMIRNPEQYTNDVIYIPHEIIQRASVSERPLQD, encoded by the coding sequence ATGACCAAACGCCCCCGTCGCCGAAGCAAGAATGTCGTGACGATGGCGGAGGTGGCCAACCTCGCCGGCGTCTCGACGATGACGGTTTCCAACGTCCTCAACAACAAGCCAAGCGTGTTGCCTGAGAGGCGACGGGCAGTCCTCGAAGCCATGGACAAGCTGAACTATCGCCCCAATGTGGCAGCACGTGCGCTAGCCAGCGCAGGCTCTATCAGGATCGGCCTACTTTATCGTGACGTGGAGAACGCCCTTCTCGGCGCCATGTTGGTCGGCGCGCTGAAGGCGTCCGCACGCTTCGGCTTTCAGCTCATCATTCGCAGTTATGACGAGACAAAACCTCTCGACGATGTGGCAGCCTTTGCGGTGAGCGAAATCGACGGCCTCCTGCTCCCTCCTCCGCTTTGTGAGCTGGTCAGCTTCAGCGGCATCTCGGCGAAGCTCAGCATCCCCATGATCGGCCTCGCGCCCGGAACGAACCTGTCTGACATTCCTGCCGTGCGGATCGACGATGAGGTGGCCGCTTATGAAGTCACACACCTGCTGCTGGAGAAAGGGCACCGCCGGATCGGCTTTGTGAAACTTCCCGGAGCCATGGTGGGGCAGACGCGCCTGGCCGGCGTTCAGCGGGCCCTCGCCGAGCACGGGGAAGTGCTGGAAGAGCGGTTCATCTGGGAAGCCCGTCCGATTTATGAGGCCGGTCTCGCCCTGGCGGATATGGTTTGCAAGATGGAAGAACGGCCAACCGCCATCCTGGCCGGCAGTGATGACATCGCCGCAGCCTTCGTCAACGTGATGCATCGTTGCGGACTGCACGTCCCGGAGGATATCTCGATTGTCGGCTTTGACGACACACCGATTGCGGTGAAAATCTGGCCAGCTCTGACGACCGTACGCCAGCCACTGGCGCGCATTGCCGAACAGGCGACCGAGCGGCTCATTCAGATGATCCGCAACCCGGAGCAATATACCAACGACGTGATCTATATACCCCATGAGATCATTCAGCGGGCGTCGGTGTCCGAACGTCCTTTACAGGACTGA
- a CDS encoding TonB-dependent receptor → MIRHFRILALCSISALATALPHAAMAQAGQEAAAPQEEAAAEVGDIVVTATLREQTLQQVPVAVSVVSGEQLDAIGASSMEAVANASPSLTFTKGSNQSNSSLSIRGIGTTVFSAATEPAVSVIVDDVPMARSGQGFQDLIDVQRVEVLRGPQSTLFGKNASAGLVSVTTKAPGRTLTGDFDAMYAEGGELQLRGSISGPINDVLGFSLSGFFKDYDGFVDNVSGIGDSKLSGYHVWGTRGKLRFEPTNDLEVTIIGDYSKGSDTTVPTLRELGTAAYANAVAPVVPSAENRQVNLNADNTNDSEQWGISARIKARLNDNFELVSISAIRKWDFTGRGDTDYTSLTTPVAGVSLWDINSGTTSLQQLTQEVRLVSGDLGGFDLLVGAFASKVDIDTTFERRQVFVAGPRSGQFSGSTSSSNVAAFIGTNIDLTANTQLFGGLRLLHETLEWSADRDPADILVPGDLPLTGATGTAASFSNSTSDTAVVGKIGIRQSLTDLGNVYASYARGYKGKGFNLIFATQPTDQPVNPELSDAFEVGAKIQTLDRKLSLNAALFYTKYRGYQSQARLPGDISFYLLNAGTVSTRGIELEATLRPTRLLDISLGGTWTDARIDEFPIGPCHVGQTAAQGCVGGSQDLSGGALPNAPDFRGTFYVRQTVPFGDSAPFDGFIQSNVVYQTKVQYSLDQDPKTIQDGYAVVNGAVGLESKDGTYSVSVFVRNLFDKNFTGNLFNSTFNGGRVYQQVLRDAERYWGVRAAVHF, encoded by the coding sequence ATGATCCGCCATTTTAGAATCCTCGCGCTGTGCAGTATCAGTGCTCTCGCTACCGCCCTGCCGCATGCCGCGATGGCACAGGCCGGTCAGGAAGCTGCGGCTCCCCAAGAAGAGGCAGCCGCCGAGGTTGGCGACATCGTCGTTACCGCAACGTTGCGTGAGCAGACCCTCCAGCAGGTTCCGGTCGCCGTGTCCGTCGTGAGCGGTGAGCAGCTGGATGCGATTGGCGCGTCGTCCATGGAAGCAGTCGCCAACGCTTCTCCGTCCCTGACGTTCACCAAGGGCAGCAATCAGTCCAACAGCTCGCTTAGCATCCGCGGCATCGGGACGACTGTGTTTTCCGCGGCAACTGAACCGGCCGTCTCGGTGATTGTGGACGATGTGCCGATGGCCCGATCCGGTCAGGGCTTCCAGGATCTGATCGATGTCCAGCGGGTTGAAGTTCTGCGTGGTCCACAATCCACGCTTTTCGGAAAGAACGCATCCGCCGGCCTTGTGTCGGTTACGACCAAAGCGCCGGGTCGCACGCTTACGGGCGATTTCGATGCGATGTACGCAGAAGGCGGCGAGTTGCAGCTCCGCGGCTCAATCTCCGGTCCGATCAATGACGTACTGGGTTTCAGTCTCAGCGGCTTCTTCAAGGATTATGACGGTTTCGTGGACAACGTTTCCGGCATCGGCGACAGCAAGCTCTCAGGTTACCATGTCTGGGGAACGCGAGGGAAATTGCGCTTCGAGCCCACGAACGATCTCGAAGTCACCATTATCGGCGACTATAGCAAGGGCAGCGACACGACCGTTCCGACGCTGCGCGAGCTTGGAACAGCGGCTTATGCCAATGCCGTGGCGCCCGTCGTCCCGTCTGCCGAAAACCGGCAGGTCAACCTGAATGCCGACAATACCAACGACAGCGAGCAGTGGGGTATTTCCGCACGCATCAAGGCCCGTCTCAACGACAATTTCGAGCTGGTCTCGATCAGCGCGATCAGGAAGTGGGATTTCACTGGTCGCGGCGACACCGACTACACCTCGCTGACGACACCTGTTGCAGGTGTCAGCCTGTGGGACATCAACAGCGGCACCACCTCTCTGCAGCAGTTGACGCAGGAAGTTCGCCTGGTTTCCGGTGATCTGGGCGGCTTCGATCTGCTTGTGGGCGCTTTCGCGTCCAAGGTGGACATCGACACGACGTTTGAGCGTCGCCAGGTCTTTGTGGCGGGGCCCCGCAGCGGGCAGTTCTCCGGAAGCACATCCAGTTCGAATGTGGCGGCGTTCATCGGCACGAACATCGATCTGACGGCGAACACCCAACTTTTCGGCGGTCTACGCCTGCTGCACGAGACGCTCGAGTGGAGCGCAGATCGCGATCCCGCCGACATACTCGTTCCCGGTGATTTGCCGCTGACCGGCGCGACGGGTACGGCCGCCAGTTTCTCGAACTCCACGAGCGATACGGCGGTGGTCGGGAAGATCGGCATTCGTCAAAGCCTGACGGACCTCGGCAATGTCTATGCCAGTTACGCACGCGGCTACAAAGGCAAGGGCTTCAACCTGATCTTTGCTACCCAACCGACCGACCAGCCTGTGAATCCCGAGCTGTCTGACGCCTTCGAGGTAGGGGCGAAAATTCAGACACTGGACCGCAAGCTCTCGCTCAATGCCGCGTTGTTCTACACCAAGTATCGGGGTTATCAGTCCCAAGCGCGCCTGCCCGGCGATATCTCGTTCTACCTGCTGAACGCAGGCACCGTTTCGACGCGTGGCATCGAACTCGAAGCCACCCTTAGGCCCACCCGGCTTCTCGACATTTCGCTGGGCGGAACCTGGACGGACGCGCGTATCGACGAGTTCCCGATCGGCCCCTGCCATGTGGGCCAGACGGCAGCGCAAGGTTGCGTGGGCGGATCTCAGGACCTGAGCGGTGGCGCACTGCCCAATGCCCCGGATTTCCGCGGCACATTCTACGTGCGTCAGACCGTGCCCTTTGGCGACAGCGCACCTTTCGATGGTTTCATTCAGTCGAACGTGGTGTACCAGACCAAGGTGCAATACAGTCTCGATCAGGATCCCAAGACGATCCAGGATGGTTATGCCGTCGTAAACGGGGCCGTGGGCCTGGAAAGCAAGGACGGCACCTATTCGGTGTCGGTGTTCGTGAGGAACCTGTTCGACAAGAACTTCACGGGCAACCTCTTCAACTCCACCTTCAATGGTGGCCGGGTGTACCAGCAGGTCCTGCGTGACGCCGAGCGTTACTGGGGCGTGCGCGCAGCCGTGCACTTCTGA
- a CDS encoding MFS transporter, translated as MTTGLDAPAEDVRHVSGGFIAVYVLAQFGIWVALLTPVVLTIALRVGEIATEAEKGQWLGIILATGAFVALLAAPVCGALSDRTRSRFGRRRPWLVGGLAVSAVGLTILGTAPNLLLLGLGWMICQAGFNAMQAACLPILPDVVPFRLQGRVAGMLGMTSTAATFAGSWITQFTQTSTLLMFLAPFGVTVFGVLALVLILPDRASSAENGHRADLAAIPRALIKPFLDRDFSWAFVSRFLIMMAWSFLLTYQLFFLTDQLSLERADATQVMVRSMAIIAVATISVSIVGGFISDWSGRRKPFVALAAVIEATGFLLVALAPSVPQFLVGVAVAGLGKGLYFAVDLALLAAILPNKEERAKDMGVFQIANSLPQSLAPALAPIILVLGSADGENYAAVFIAGTLFALLGALAIAPIRRSR; from the coding sequence ATGACGACAGGACTCGATGCGCCTGCGGAAGACGTCCGCCACGTCTCGGGCGGCTTCATCGCGGTGTATGTGCTCGCCCAGTTCGGTATCTGGGTGGCCCTGCTTACGCCGGTTGTTCTGACCATCGCCCTGCGGGTGGGCGAGATCGCGACCGAGGCCGAGAAGGGGCAGTGGCTGGGCATTATCCTCGCGACGGGCGCTTTTGTGGCACTCCTTGCCGCTCCTGTTTGCGGTGCACTTTCGGACCGAACCCGAAGCCGCTTTGGACGTCGGCGGCCATGGTTGGTGGGCGGCCTGGCTGTAAGTGCGGTCGGCCTCACCATATTAGGAACCGCGCCCAACCTGCTTTTGCTTGGGTTGGGCTGGATGATCTGCCAGGCCGGTTTCAATGCCATGCAGGCCGCCTGCCTGCCGATTCTGCCGGATGTCGTTCCATTCCGTTTGCAGGGCCGAGTCGCAGGCATGCTCGGCATGACCTCCACCGCGGCAACTTTCGCCGGAAGCTGGATCACCCAGTTTACGCAGACTTCCACGTTGCTGATGTTCCTCGCCCCTTTCGGCGTCACCGTGTTTGGTGTCCTGGCTCTCGTTCTGATCCTGCCTGACCGGGCATCGTCTGCAGAGAACGGCCATCGGGCTGATCTCGCAGCAATACCGCGCGCGCTGATCAAGCCTTTTCTCGATCGGGATTTCAGCTGGGCCTTCGTCAGCCGCTTCCTCATCATGATGGCATGGTCGTTCCTGCTGACCTATCAGCTGTTTTTTCTCACCGATCAGCTTTCGCTCGAACGGGCCGACGCCACACAGGTCATGGTGCGGTCGATGGCGATTATCGCCGTAGCGACCATCAGCGTTTCAATCGTCGGTGGGTTTATCTCGGACTGGTCAGGGCGTCGCAAGCCGTTCGTCGCTCTGGCCGCTGTCATTGAAGCGACAGGTTTCCTGCTCGTCGCCCTGGCGCCTTCGGTGCCGCAATTCCTTGTCGGCGTTGCGGTCGCCGGGCTGGGGAAGGGTCTCTACTTCGCTGTGGATCTTGCCCTGCTTGCGGCCATCCTTCCGAACAAGGAAGAGCGTGCCAAGGACATGGGTGTTTTCCAGATCGCAAATTCGCTGCCCCAGTCGTTGGCGCCGGCCCTGGCACCAATCATTCTCGTTTTGGGCAGTGCGGACGGCGAGAATTACGCCGCCGTCTTCATCGCTGGCACCCTCTTCGCCCTGCTTGGCGCCTTGGCGATCGCACCCATCAGGCGATCGCGATGA